The sequence TAAGAACTAGTGGTAACTGAAAGAAGTCCCCACTGACAATAAGCTGTATTCCACCCCATACATTGTTTGATCCCCGTATTTGTCTAGCAATGAATTCAAGAGTATCAAACGTATTCCCACCAATCATACTAATTTCATCCACAACTAATACCTTTACCTGATTCCATCTTTTACAAGCACGGCTGTTCCTTACAACCCTCTCGAGCAGAGCTTTAGGATCACCGTCGCCGATTCCAAAGCCAGCAAAAGAGTGAAGTGTTTGCCCTTTAATAGCACATGCAGCACTTCCAGTGGACGCAGTGACAACAACACCAGAAGAACCATGAGCCCTTTTCAGAATACTAATGATATGTCCAAGCAAAACTGTCTTTCCAGTGCCAGCAGAGCCAGTGATGAACACAGATTTACCGCGAATAACATAATCTAATATGCCTTTATGTTCCTCAGTCCATTTAATTCTAGGTTTATTGCCAGTCTTCTTCTTGTAACCTGATTGAGCAGTTTTTGGGATTTTACTGCCAGTTTTAGCGCTAAAAGTCCTAAATACAGCTATAGCACGAGTCATCATTTCTTTTCAAGAGCTTGCAAAGGTTCACTGCATACAGTCAAATGAAGCACAAAACACTGACGGGCATGAGATTTTGATGATAGGAAAAAGTGAAGTACAGAATCCAAGATGAAGTTGAAATATTCTCGAAGTGGGTTTTGCTGACCTAATAGGAATGGATTTACTCTGGGTTTCTATCGATTCTTTACCTGCCGATTACAATGAACCAACAATTTCCATTTTTCCGGCTTCAGTTATCAAGGaaactcttcttttctttttctgaaaagaaaagaaaaatagaaagtttGAATGACAGAATCTACAAAAATTCCgtaattaaaagtatatttgatttttaagtcGTGTTTATCCAaccttaatttattttatattacttttaaaattttaaatattgtttttgtaaagatatattttaatcttttaaaaatagattttagaaagagtaaattataaaaaataaaaaatttgtatattaaataagaattttaaatttattttttaaatactcgattgtcattttaaatatattcttaatttacCTGTGGATTATAGTGAAATaatgattttcatttttttcaaatttagttatcaagaaaattttatttttttcttttccttttctttctaaaactaaaaaaatggTTTCCATAAAATGTTTAAACGACAATAATCTGtaaaatttccataattaattgtatatttgatttttttatttcttgaagAGTCCAtactcattaaaaataataatattaaaatatttatactaatactaaagtattataattaatataataattttttataaattcaatatataaataatttatttgatatattactgttgatataattttactttttaagattaattttatcagtattaaaatatactacACGCATAATATACGGAcataattattacttttataatattttaattaagctttttatataagttgagtatttatatttaatttagtcaaattcttatattctttaattttaaattctatttttagttaattgaGATTATAATTTATGCTCTAAATTTTTGtgaatatttgataattattttatggaataacgaaattaaaaaatatatataaattttatttatttatttattttatttttattatttgactaGGTGAACAATTAAAAagtatctatttttatttttcatctttttatttttatttttttcaaaataaaaaatatagatgaaaaataacagttatttttctttctatattttccAACCATAAacaaattttatctattattttctttcctattttattttttttttcaatccaAAGGAATAAAGTTTTTTGTATCCAACCAACTTATCGCCTGAGCTTAactcaattttatataaggataattttattatcatttatttaattatctaattaaatttatatatttaaaattttaattatattattccttataataataaaaaatattgaattggTGACCTTAAATCGTAGAATAAAACAATTGTatacaaaatcaaaattaatgcACAACTAGAATGCAAAAAGCAGAAAGGATAAAGAGATTGACTCAAAggatttatagtggttcgtgTACAATCCTTCCCATGTTCGCTTCTCAATATCACATTTGAGTATTTCAGTGTCATCAAATTTGATTACAACCTTGAGTCATTTCCTTAGTGTATCTCAATCTTACACTAAATTTCTTAAACCCTTGAGTTTTAAATGAAAACTCAACAactaaattttagtattttgcCTATACTCGTACAATAActctttaaattttgattgaattaaaagattcaactcaatacaaaaaaaaaagagaagtgAATGTAGagagttgaaaaataaatttgcaagagtttGGATAGTTAGagaattaatcaatttatgtCTAAGCTTTATGAGTGGTATTTATACACATATAAACCTTTTAAAGGCATTACAAGTAGCCAAAAACTCGTTAAATGCAAAGTAAACAAGGTGCACCAAAGGTAACTTTCTGCCAAAAAAATACTCTCGTACTTTCTAAATGTAGTCGTTGGAATTCCAACGGCTCCTAACACGTGGCATAACGATATGGAGTTACAGCGTAATGGTCACTACTTTGCATTAAATGCGATGCCACCCCCGCGCCTGGGAAGCACCCCCGTAGTTATTTATAACATGGAAACTCAACAAAGTGATTATCAATACTTAATTTAGGTGTTAAGGTTAAAAAGAGGTGTATTGACCCTTAGGTCAACAAATTAGTTAGTTGAAAAACTGAAGAAATTGATACTGGTCATGATGATGAGTTTCGTTTTGAAATTGTGTTTATTTGATTAGGTTGATGGaggtatttataattattggtAATGATAATAAGGATATTATGTCTTTTAATAGTAGGTGGAGGTGATAGCATGAACAGTAACAAAAAGGTAATTATGGTGGtactaatttataataagTAATAGTATTTGGCATATGATTGAAAACAAGGATGGACATACGGATGGCAGTGGAGGTGATGGTAATAATGGGTGGTAACTGGTATTTCAAATAAGCCTTTTTGCTATGCTTTCTAAGTTTTAGTGCTAACGATGGTGTTAGTCTAAGTGATTTTATCAACTTAAAAAATTCAGATCTTGATCTTAACAATCAAATTGAGTAGTACAGATAATGTTTTTAAGTGTTATTCTTGTAGGATTTAAAGTCCTCTTTGTTTGGAATAGTTAAACTTAGACAATCTTTCCCCCTTTTAAATCGCGACCACAACTGCTACCAAGTCTTTACGACCATAATAAAGGGTGACATCGCTCTAATAAGTTTCGCGACCCTTATCGTGACCATGATACAAAGTATGATGGAAGATCTCAAAGGTTCAGGTGAAAATGCAACTTCCATGGCGATTCTGTGACTGTGATATTTATAACTGTTAGGAAGCCGCTAACGATTATATTTTGGAAGACTAATCCTTAGATACCACTTGGAAAGAGCTGGTGCAACTTATTGGAATCGTGATCGTAATTCAAGGATCATGAAAGCAATGAAGAGATAGTGACCGTAACTTCTTTAATAGTGCATCAAATGCACAATGTAGGGCTAGAAGAAAGGATATAGCCTATGCTCACAGAGTACATTTCTGTGGAGGTTTGGGGGCTATAAATACCCCTTTCTACAAGACATTTGTAATCAATCAACAACTATTTTT comes from Ricinus communis isolate WT05 ecotype wild-type chromosome 5, ASM1957865v1, whole genome shotgun sequence and encodes:
- the LOC8277822 gene encoding ATP-dependent DNA helicase PIF1 isoform X3, with the translated sequence MMTRAIAVFRTFSAKTGSKIPKTAQSGYKKKTGNKPRIKWTEEHKGILDYVIRGKSVFITGSAGTGKTVLLGHIISILKRAHGSSGVVVTASTGSAACAIKGQTLHSFAGFGIGDGDPKALLERVVRNSRACKRWNQVKVLVVDEISMIGGNTFDTLEFIARQIRGSNNVWGGIQLIVSGDFFQLPLVLKKSNPSGKEFAFEADCWNRSFHAQVEITKVFRQTDPQLINLLQGIRKGVIDTEDLKLLEQCCSNNEPDPSAVRLYPRIEDVNKVNEKRLKSLGEKIVAYKAVDGGTRKELLKQGMAQDQLEICKGARVMLIKNLHVWSKLCNGATAIEAGPWDASSSMKT